Proteins encoded within one genomic window of Pararhizobium capsulatum DSM 1112:
- the glpD gene encoding glycerol-3-phosphate dehydrogenase, translating to MCDAKCGGRQGVPAEDQFDIFVIGGGINGCGIARDAAGRGYSVALAEMNDFASGTSSAATKLIHGGLRYLEHYEFRLVRESLMEREVLWAMAPHIIWPMRFVLPFHKGGVRPAWLIRLGLFLYDHIGGRKLLPATKTLDMRRDPAAKPLKSLFTKAFEYSDGWVDDARMVVLNARDAADRGALILSCSRVTSARREAGLWHIDVEDRATGAGSSFKARMLVNAAGPWVDVVLSDVFSNNSAHNVRLVQGSHIIVRRKFDDPRAYFFQNPDGRIIFAIPYETDFTLIGTTDRDYNGDPHEVRITDAETDYLCKAASEYFKEPVAPSDIVWTYSGVRPLFDDGASKAQEATRDYVLKVEGGKGDAPLLNIFGGKLTTYRRLGEHALEKIIEMIGTKGAPWTAGSSLPGGDFPATGYDAQVSALKDRYSFLGDRHARRLVRLYGTLAARMLGEAKALSDLGRHFGADLYEVEVNWLMNREWARYAEDVLWRRTKLGLKVGPAEVAGLEEYMREKMREVA from the coding sequence TTGTGCGATGCGAAATGTGGGGGGAGACAAGGCGTGCCTGCGGAAGATCAGTTCGACATTTTCGTCATCGGCGGTGGCATCAACGGCTGCGGCATTGCGCGGGATGCGGCTGGTCGTGGGTATTCCGTTGCCCTTGCCGAAATGAACGACTTCGCCTCCGGAACCTCGTCGGCTGCCACCAAGCTCATTCACGGCGGCCTGCGCTATCTCGAACATTACGAGTTTCGCCTGGTGCGCGAATCGCTGATGGAGCGCGAAGTGCTCTGGGCGATGGCGCCACATATCATCTGGCCGATGCGCTTCGTCCTGCCGTTCCACAAGGGCGGCGTGCGCCCGGCCTGGCTCATCCGCCTCGGCCTGTTCCTCTATGATCACATCGGTGGCCGCAAGCTGCTGCCGGCGACGAAGACGCTGGACATGCGCCGCGACCCGGCCGCCAAGCCGCTGAAGTCGCTGTTCACCAAGGCCTTCGAATATTCCGACGGCTGGGTCGATGATGCGCGCATGGTGGTGCTCAACGCCCGCGACGCTGCCGATCGCGGCGCGCTGATCCTCAGCTGCAGCCGTGTCACCTCCGCAAGGCGGGAAGCCGGCCTCTGGCATATCGATGTCGAGGATCGTGCGACGGGTGCCGGCAGCAGCTTCAAGGCGCGCATGCTCGTCAATGCGGCAGGGCCATGGGTCGATGTCGTGCTTTCGGATGTGTTCAGCAACAACAGCGCCCACAATGTCCGCCTCGTCCAGGGCAGCCACATTATCGTGCGCAGGAAATTCGACGACCCGCGTGCCTATTTCTTCCAGAACCCGGATGGCCGCATCATCTTCGCCATTCCCTACGAGACCGATTTCACGCTGATCGGCACCACCGATCGCGATTATAACGGTGACCCCCACGAGGTTCGCATCACCGACGCAGAGACCGACTATCTCTGCAAGGCGGCGAGCGAATATTTCAAGGAGCCTGTCGCGCCCTCCGATATCGTCTGGACCTATTCCGGCGTGCGCCCGCTGTTCGACGATGGTGCGTCCAAGGCGCAGGAAGCCACCCGTGATTATGTGCTGAAGGTCGAAGGCGGCAAGGGCGATGCGCCGCTTCTCAATATCTTCGGTGGCAAGCTCACGACGTATCGCCGTCTTGGCGAGCACGCCCTGGAAAAGATCATCGAGATGATCGGTACCAAGGGTGCGCCCTGGACGGCTGGAAGCTCTCTTCCCGGCGGCGATTTTCCGGCAACCGGTTATGACGCGCAGGTTTCGGCCCTGAAGGATCGCTACTCCTTTTTAGGGGACCGTCACGCGCGGCGGCTTGTCCGCCTTTATGGTACGCTTGCTGCGCGCATGCTGGGAGAGGCAAAGGCGCTCAGTGATCTCGGTCGCCATTTCGGCGCCGATCTCTACGAGGTCGAGGTCAACTGGCTGATGAACAGGGAATGGGCGCGCTACGCCGAAGACGTCTTGTGGCGCCGCACCAAACTCGGTCTGAAAGTGGGTCCGGCAGAAGTCGCCGGGCTGGAGGAATACATGCGGGAGAAAATGCGCGAGGTCGCCTGA
- a CDS encoding LysR family transcriptional regulator, protein MIDKLEFFIALAQERHFGRAAELSGITQPTLSAAIRQLEDQLGVMLVIRGARYQGLTPEGQRVLEWARRIVGDSRTMREEMRAARKGLVGHIRLAAVPTTLAMVPSITGPFQEKHPEVTFSILSTTSLKILGLLENLEVDAGLTYLENEPLGRVTSVPLQVERYHLVTAAGTPLADRDSVTWKEVSSLRLCLLTADMQNRRIINQHFAEAGAVAAPTLESNSMIVLFSHVRTGHWASIMPFNVANSFGFHSDIKIIPITEPDAHHTVGLVATHREPFTPLVSALLHEARILSEQNMG, encoded by the coding sequence ATGATCGACAAGCTGGAATTCTTCATCGCGCTAGCGCAGGAGCGGCATTTCGGCCGGGCGGCCGAACTGAGCGGCATCACCCAGCCGACGCTTTCGGCAGCGATCCGCCAGCTGGAAGATCAGCTCGGGGTGATGCTCGTTATTCGCGGTGCCCGGTATCAAGGGCTGACACCGGAGGGGCAGCGGGTGCTGGAGTGGGCGCGCCGGATCGTTGGCGACAGCCGGACCATGCGCGAAGAGATGCGGGCCGCTCGCAAGGGACTTGTCGGACATATCCGGCTCGCGGCCGTACCGACGACGCTTGCCATGGTGCCGAGCATCACCGGGCCATTTCAGGAAAAGCATCCTGAGGTCACCTTCAGCATCCTTTCCACCACATCGCTAAAAATCCTCGGCCTGCTCGAAAATCTCGAGGTCGATGCGGGGCTGACTTATCTCGAAAACGAGCCGTTGGGCCGGGTAACCAGCGTGCCGCTGCAGGTGGAGCGCTATCATCTGGTGACGGCGGCCGGCACGCCGCTTGCCGACCGCGACAGCGTGACGTGGAAGGAAGTCAGCAGTCTTCGGCTTTGTCTATTGACCGCCGATATGCAGAACCGGCGGATCATCAACCAGCATTTTGCCGAGGCTGGCGCAGTCGCTGCTCCGACGCTGGAATCGAACTCGATGATCGTGCTGTTTTCCCATGTCCGCACCGGCCACTGGGCGAGCATAATGCCATTTAACGTCGCGAATTCATTTGGTTTTCACAGCGATATCAAGATCATTCCAATCACGGAACCGGACGCGCATCATACCGTCGGACTGGTGGCGACACACCGCGAACCGTTCACGCCGCTCGTGTCGGCCCTTTTGCACGAAGCACGCATTCTGAGTGAGCAAAACATGGGTTGA
- a CDS encoding ABC transporter ATP-binding protein, translating to MLELKNITKVVGADTHIHPTNLVLERGSLNVLLGPTLSGKTSLMRLMAGLDKPTSGTIHFDGKDVTGVRVQDRSVAMVYQQFINYPAMTVYENIASPMRIAGKDAATIDREVKKAAELMKLTPYLDRTPLNLSGGQQQRTALARAIVKNASLVLLDEPLANLDYKLREELREELPKLFAASGSIFVYATTEPTEALLLGGNTATMNEGRISQFGSTISVYRRPVDLITAKTFADPPLNTAELVKKGAHFEKDGAPLLPVPAHLSAIADGPVTVAFQPHHLSIERPDASAAVLKARVIISEIAGSESFIHVQASGSRWVMLEHGIHDFDPDTALDLFVDTRHLMAFSPDGQATGGQAAHAA from the coding sequence ATGCTTGAACTGAAAAACATAACCAAGGTCGTGGGGGCGGATACGCATATCCATCCGACAAACCTTGTGCTGGAGCGGGGGTCGCTGAACGTGCTTCTCGGCCCGACGCTGTCCGGCAAGACGTCGCTGATGCGGCTGATGGCGGGGCTCGACAAGCCGACCTCCGGCACGATCCATTTCGACGGCAAGGACGTGACGGGCGTACGCGTTCAGGATCGCAGCGTCGCCATGGTCTACCAGCAATTCATCAACTATCCGGCAATGACCGTTTACGAAAACATCGCCTCGCCGATGCGGATCGCCGGCAAGGATGCCGCCACCATCGACCGCGAAGTGAAGAAGGCTGCCGAGCTGATGAAGCTGACACCCTATCTTGACCGCACCCCGCTCAATCTCTCCGGCGGCCAGCAGCAGCGCACGGCGCTTGCCCGCGCCATCGTCAAGAATGCCAGCCTTGTGCTGCTTGACGAGCCGCTCGCCAACCTCGACTACAAGCTGCGCGAGGAACTGCGCGAGGAACTGCCGAAACTCTTTGCCGCCTCCGGCTCGATCTTCGTCTACGCAACGACAGAGCCGACGGAAGCGCTTCTGCTCGGCGGCAATACGGCGACGATGAACGAGGGCCGCATCAGCCAGTTCGGCTCGACGATCTCCGTCTATCGGCGCCCCGTCGATCTCATCACGGCCAAGACCTTTGCAGACCCGCCTCTCAACACGGCCGAGCTGGTGAAGAAGGGCGCGCATTTCGAGAAGGACGGCGCGCCGTTGCTGCCGGTGCCGGCGCATCTTTCCGCCATCGCGGACGGTCCGGTCACCGTCGCATTCCAGCCGCATCACTTGTCGATCGAAAGGCCGGATGCCTCGGCCGCTGTCCTGAAAGCGCGGGTCATCATTTCGGAAATCGCCGGCTCGGAAAGCTTCATCCATGTGCAAGCTTCGGGTTCCCGCTGGGTCATGCTGGAGCATGGGATCCATGATTTCGATCCGGATACGGCACTCGATCTCTTTGTCGATACCCGTCACCTGATGGCCTTTTCGCCGGATGGCCAGGCAACCGGCGGCCAAGCCGCGCACGCGGCGTGA
- a CDS encoding SDR family NAD(P)-dependent oxidoreductase: MFHPSLFKGMNVVVTGAGRGIGLEVARLFLDCGAHVLLHAGRAPQGGKPDFLQAAIEEARAHLVYGDFLTDQGIADVLRRADSLFEQVDVLINNAGTMVGRFPAGELTDDQYETVVQLNQTSVVEITRALLPQLRRSTQGAIVNTVSISAITGGSTGSAIYSATKAFVATYSKALARELAPDGIRVNCVSPGTITTDFHERYSTPEKLEATRKSIPLQRLGTPEDCAPAYLFLASSVLSGYITGQVLEVNGGQLIC; encoded by the coding sequence ATGTTTCACCCATCCTTGTTCAAGGGAATGAATGTGGTTGTGACCGGCGCGGGGCGCGGGATCGGCCTTGAAGTCGCGCGGCTGTTTCTCGATTGCGGCGCCCATGTGCTGCTGCATGCCGGCCGCGCCCCGCAAGGCGGAAAACCCGATTTCTTGCAAGCCGCTATAGAGGAAGCACGGGCGCATCTGGTGTATGGTGATTTCCTGACCGATCAGGGGATCGCAGATGTCCTGCGCCGGGCTGACAGCCTGTTCGAACAGGTGGATGTGCTGATCAACAATGCCGGAACCATGGTCGGGCGCTTTCCGGCCGGCGAGCTGACGGACGACCAGTACGAGACCGTCGTACAACTCAACCAGACTTCCGTGGTGGAGATTACCCGCGCGCTGCTGCCGCAGCTTCGCCGCTCGACACAGGGCGCCATCGTTAATACTGTCTCGATCTCGGCGATCACGGGCGGCAGCACCGGCTCGGCGATCTACTCCGCTACAAAGGCCTTTGTTGCGACCTATTCCAAGGCGCTGGCGCGGGAGCTTGCCCCCGATGGGATCCGGGTCAATTGTGTTTCGCCCGGAACGATCACCACCGATTTCCATGAACGATATTCGACGCCGGAAAAGCTCGAGGCGACCCGCAAGTCCATACCCCTGCAGCGCCTCGGTACGCCGGAGGATTGCGCGCCCGCCTATCTCTTCCTCGCATCGTCCGTGCTTTCCGGCTACATCACCGGCCAGGTGCTGGAGGTCAATGGCGGCCAGCTGATCTGCTGA
- a CDS encoding DeoR/GlpR family DNA-binding transcription regulator, which yields MYLTGRQSEILDLAKTEGRVLVDELASRFAVTPQTIRKDLNDLCDARVLTRIHGGAIFPRGNENVKYEARRSIAASEKQAIGQAAAAMIPDNSSLFINIGTTTEAVGEALLDHKELMVITNNINVANRLRVFPSIEVVIAGGVVRGADGGIVGEAAVDFIRQFKVDYAVIGASAIDHDGALLDFDYREVKVAQAIIANARHVILVSDSTKFERTAPVRIGHISQVHTFITDSCPIENVRTICQEQDVRLIETNA from the coding sequence ATGTATCTGACCGGGCGGCAATCCGAAATCCTCGATCTTGCCAAGACAGAGGGCCGAGTGCTCGTCGATGAGCTGGCAAGCCGCTTCGCGGTGACGCCGCAGACGATCCGCAAGGACTTGAACGATCTCTGTGATGCACGGGTGCTGACCCGCATTCACGGCGGAGCGATTTTTCCGCGTGGCAACGAGAATGTGAAATACGAAGCCCGACGCTCGATCGCGGCAAGCGAAAAGCAGGCGATCGGCCAGGCCGCCGCCGCCATGATCCCCGACAATTCTTCGCTGTTCATCAATATCGGCACGACGACCGAGGCTGTGGGAGAAGCGCTGCTCGACCATAAAGAGCTGATGGTTATCACGAATAATATAAATGTTGCCAACAGGTTGCGTGTTTTCCCCTCGATCGAGGTGGTCATCGCCGGCGGCGTCGTGCGCGGTGCCGATGGCGGTATCGTCGGTGAGGCCGCGGTGGATTTCATCCGCCAGTTCAAGGTCGATTACGCTGTGATCGGCGCGTCCGCCATTGATCACGACGGCGCGCTTCTGGATTTCGATTATCGCGAAGTGAAAGTGGCGCAGGCGATCATCGCCAATGCCCGCCACGTCATTCTGGTGTCCGATTCGACCAAATTCGAGCGCACCGCGCCGGTTCGCATCGGCCATATCAGCCAGGTCCACACCTTCATCACCGATAGCTGTCCGATCGAAAACGTGCGGACGATCTGCCAGGAGCAGGACGTGCGGCTGATCGAAACGAATGCCTGA
- a CDS encoding formate dehydrogenase beta subunit yields MTVTIFVPRDAAALAVGADKVAAAIEKEIAARGVDARIVRNGSRGMLWLEPLVEVRADHGRIAYGPVRPSDVASLFDAGFLEGGAHPLCHGQTHDIPFYASQTRLTFSRCGVTDPLSLDDYRQYRGLTGLEKAISMAPAEIVKEVTDSGLRGRGGAGFPTGIKWKTVMDAAGPQKYIVCNADEGDSATFADRMIMEGDPFVLIEGMAIAGIATGATKGYVYIRSEYPHAIAVMDEAVRIARQEKILGASVLGSAYAFDMEVRSGAGAYVCGEETSLLNSLEGRRGIVRAKPPLPALQGFLGRPTVVNNVMSLASVPVILDRGAGFYRDFGMGRSRGTIPIQIAGNVKHGGLYEVAFGLTLGEIVEKIGGGTASGRPVKAVQVGGPLGAYFPVSMFDTPFDYEAFAARDGLIGHAGITVFDDTVDMLKQARFAMEFCAIESCGKCTPCRIGSTRGVETADKIARGIEPEKNKVLLADLCNTMKFGSLCALGGFTPYPVMSAMTHFPEDFSPAPVVEAAE; encoded by the coding sequence ATGACCGTCACGATCTTCGTTCCCCGCGATGCCGCTGCCCTTGCCGTCGGCGCCGACAAGGTGGCAGCCGCCATCGAGAAGGAAATCGCTGCTCGCGGCGTCGATGCGCGCATCGTGCGCAACGGTTCACGCGGCATGCTCTGGCTGGAGCCGCTGGTCGAGGTGCGTGCGGATCACGGCCGCATCGCCTACGGGCCGGTACGTCCTTCGGATGTCGCCTCGCTCTTTGACGCGGGCTTCCTTGAAGGTGGCGCGCATCCGCTCTGTCATGGACAGACCCACGACATTCCCTTTTATGCGAGCCAGACGCGCCTCACCTTTTCGCGTTGCGGCGTCACCGATCCGCTGTCGCTCGACGACTATCGCCAGTATCGCGGCCTGACAGGGCTCGAAAAGGCGATTTCCATGGCGCCGGCCGAGATCGTCAAGGAAGTGACCGACAGCGGCCTGCGCGGCCGCGGCGGCGCGGGCTTCCCGACGGGCATCAAGTGGAAGACGGTGATGGATGCGGCGGGTCCGCAGAAATACATCGTCTGCAACGCCGACGAAGGTGATAGCGCCACCTTTGCCGACCGGATGATCATGGAAGGCGATCCCTTCGTGCTGATCGAAGGCATGGCGATCGCCGGCATCGCGACCGGCGCGACCAAGGGTTATGTCTATATCCGCTCGGAATATCCGCACGCAATCGCTGTCATGGACGAGGCCGTCCGCATCGCGCGCCAAGAAAAGATACTAGGGGCCTCGGTGCTCGGTTCTGCGTATGCGTTCGACATGGAAGTGCGCAGCGGTGCAGGCGCCTATGTCTGCGGCGAGGAGACGTCACTGCTGAACAGCCTGGAAGGCAGGCGCGGAATCGTGCGCGCCAAGCCGCCGCTGCCGGCGCTGCAAGGCTTTCTAGGACGACCGACCGTCGTCAACAATGTGATGTCGCTTGCCTCCGTGCCGGTCATTCTCGACCGGGGTGCCGGCTTCTACCGCGATTTCGGCATGGGCCGCTCGCGCGGCACGATCCCGATCCAGATCGCCGGCAACGTCAAGCATGGCGGCCTCTATGAGGTCGCCTTCGGCCTGACGCTTGGCGAGATCGTCGAGAAGATCGGCGGCGGCACGGCAAGCGGCCGGCCGGTCAAGGCCGTGCAGGTCGGCGGGCCGCTCGGGGCCTATTTTCCGGTCTCGATGTTCGACACGCCATTCGACTACGAAGCCTTTGCTGCAAGGGACGGCCTTATCGGCCATGCCGGCATCACCGTCTTCGACGATACGGTCGATATGCTGAAGCAGGCACGCTTCGCGATGGAGTTCTGCGCGATCGAAAGCTGCGGCAAGTGCACGCCCTGCCGCATCGGCTCGACGCGTGGCGTCGAAACGGCAGACAAGATCGCCCGCGGTATTGAGCCGGAGAAGAACAAGGTGCTGCTCGCCGATCTCTGCAACACGA
- a CDS encoding formate dehydrogenase subunit gamma encodes MPVPDIDARTLSIVNDLKGLEGPLLPILHEIQAEFGYVPEDCLPIIARELNLSRAEVHGVVTFYHDYRRHPAGRHVLKLCRAEACQSMGSDRLAEKVKALLGIDFHETTGDGAVTLEPVYCLGLCSTAPAAMLDGEVHGRLDDDAIADLVAEARR; translated from the coding sequence ATGCCTGTGCCGGATATCGACGCACGCACCCTGTCGATCGTCAACGATCTCAAGGGGCTCGAAGGGCCGCTTCTGCCGATCCTGCACGAGATCCAGGCCGAATTCGGCTATGTCCCTGAAGACTGCCTTCCGATCATCGCCCGCGAGCTCAATCTTTCACGCGCCGAAGTGCACGGCGTCGTGACCTTCTATCACGACTATCGCCGCCATCCCGCCGGCCGTCATGTTCTGAAGCTCTGTCGGGCTGAAGCCTGCCAATCCATGGGATCGGACAGGCTGGCGGAGAAGGTGAAGGCGCTGCTCGGTATCGATTTCCATGAAACCACCGGGGACGGCGCGGTCACTTTGGAGCCAGTCTACTGTCTTGGCCTCTGTTCCACCGCACCCGCCGCGATGCTCGACGGCGAGGTGCACGGAAGGCTTGATGACGACGCGATTGCCGACCTCGTTGCGGAGGCCCGCCGATGA